Proteins from one Methanococcus maripaludis C5 genomic window:
- a CDS encoding class III signal peptide-containing protein → MSNKGQLSIEMVILILAVLVSGSYVALEMSKGAFETTTVNDVQETSYCGFTSGFDVDVINNAIVKLTTGVININPNDAVTNNEFNASYTNITDNSVVTYSLDNVKTNLIKNYADGTVIYVPLNETWKNFTASNIVLRMKSDYVCTINGENVTLESSCFEITAPEGCDEFNFQMSAGTGAGQYYLRLVDQEVTLVFTME, encoded by the coding sequence ATGTCTAACAAAGGGCAATTATCTATAGAAATGGTAATATTGATCCTCGCAGTTTTAGTTTCTGGTTCATATGTGGCTTTAGAAATGTCTAAAGGCGCTTTTGAAACGACTACTGTTAACGATGTTCAGGAAACATCTTATTGCGGGTTTACTTCAGGATTTGACGTCGATGTAATCAATAATGCAATAGTAAAACTTACTACTGGCGTAATTAACATTAACCCTAACGATGCGGTAACAAACAATGAATTTAATGCATCATACACTAACATTACGGATAATAGTGTGGTAACCTATTCCCTTGATAATGTAAAAACAAATTTAATTAAAAATTATGCTGACGGTACTGTTATATATGTTCCATTAAACGAAACTTGGAAAAATTTTACGGCATCAAATATCGTTCTAAGAATGAAGTCAGATTATGTATGCACCATAAATGGCGAGAATGTAACGTTGGAATCAAGCTGTTTTGAAATTACTGCACCAGAAGGATGTGATGAATTTAACTTCCAGATGAGTGCGGGAACAGGTGCTGGTCAATACTACTTAAGATTGGTGGATCAAGAAGTAACTCTTGTATTTACAATGGAATAA
- a CDS encoding (5-formylfuran-3-yl)methyl phosphate synthase codes for MILLVSPKDVAEAYEAIEGGADIIDVKNPPEGSLGANFPWVIKEIREATPEGRLVSAAIGDVPYKPGTVTLAALGATVSGADYIKVGLYGTRSYQEAVDVMKNVTKAVKYVGEDKIVVAAGYADAYRIGGVDPLVIPKVARDAGCDVAMLDTAVKDGKTLFDHMSIELLKEFVEETHKYGMKCALAGSIKIEEIPMLKEIGCDIVGVRGAACTKGDRNEGRIQKDLVKEIVKVCKE; via the coding sequence GTGATATTACTTGTAAGTCCTAAAGATGTTGCTGAAGCCTACGAAGCAATCGAAGGTGGTGCCGATATAATTGATGTCAAAAATCCTCCTGAAGGTTCATTGGGTGCAAACTTTCCATGGGTAATTAAAGAAATAAGAGAAGCAACGCCAGAAGGAAGGCTTGTGAGTGCTGCAATAGGGGATGTTCCATATAAACCGGGAACTGTTACACTTGCAGCTTTGGGGGCAACAGTAAGTGGTGCTGATTATATAAAGGTTGGACTTTACGGTACAAGGTCATACCAAGAAGCCGTGGACGTAATGAAAAATGTTACAAAAGCAGTAAAATATGTTGGGGAAGACAAAATTGTTGTAGCTGCAGGATATGCGGATGCATACAGAATTGGTGGAGTTGATCCATTAGTTATCCCTAAAGTTGCAAGAGATGCAGGATGCGACGTTGCAATGTTAGATACGGCTGTAAAAGATGGAAAAACATTGTTTGACCACATGAGCATTGAATTATTAAAGGAATTTGTCGAAGAAACACACAAATATGGAATGAAATGTGCTCTTGCAGGTTCAATTAAAATTGAAGAAATTCCAATGTTAAAAGAAATTGGTTGTGACATCGTTGGTGTTAGGGGTGCTGCATGCACCAAGGGTGACAGAAATGAAGGAAGAATTCAAAAAGATCTGGTTAAAGAAATTGTGAAAGTATGCAAGGAATAA
- a CDS encoding sodium:proton antiporter: MEISLAIGYISLLFIIGSFIAKLADRIGIPDIPLLLIVGLLIGPVFGLISPIYAQTIFSFVGTVGLIILLLVGAFEMRWIVLKRVLKTVLKLDTIGLVISLLISGLVFSFVYALPFTNPIGFIYGAVNCATDPATLIPIFSKSDIDPKIAVTLEAESVFNDPLGIVATTLTLSAIGLSKSANPILDFIMLAFGGLALGYVGGKIFEFVVSKDEFGEYIAPLGVGAAMALWYFGEEIAPHFLGHGLSGYMAVAIMGLYIGNVVTKNPKNTKDMHKMAEFCTDLSSLTRILIFVFLGASISLPLLTHFGFYGLLCAIGSVFVARPIGVFIATAIPPVNSLKERIYFALEGPRGVVPAALAAMIYSNIMHHPSVIPPAVTQYMPPEMIAGSILVATFLTILLSVIVEASWAYPLANKLFK; this comes from the coding sequence ATGGAAATCTCCCTTGCAATAGGGTACATATCCCTTTTATTTATCATTGGATCATTTATCGCTAAATTAGCGGATAGAATCGGAATTCCAGATATTCCTCTTCTATTAATTGTTGGTTTACTTATTGGCCCAGTATTTGGATTGATATCTCCAATTTATGCCCAGACAATTTTTTCTTTTGTGGGAACTGTTGGTCTTATAATTCTTTTGCTCGTTGGAGCCTTTGAAATGAGATGGATTGTTTTAAAAAGAGTTTTAAAAACAGTTTTAAAACTTGATACAATCGGTCTTGTTATTTCACTTTTAATTTCTGGACTCGTGTTCAGTTTTGTATATGCACTACCGTTTACAAACCCGATTGGATTTATCTACGGTGCAGTAAACTGTGCGACTGATCCTGCAACCCTTATTCCAATATTTTCAAAATCAGATATTGACCCAAAAATTGCAGTTACTTTAGAAGCAGAAAGCGTATTTAACGATCCATTGGGTATCGTTGCAACAACATTAACCCTTTCAGCAATAGGCCTTAGCAAAAGTGCAAATCCAATTCTTGATTTTATTATGTTGGCATTTGGTGGCCTCGCTTTAGGTTATGTTGGAGGAAAAATATTTGAATTTGTAGTTTCAAAAGATGAATTTGGAGAATACATTGCACCACTTGGCGTTGGGGCTGCAATGGCACTATGGTATTTTGGAGAGGAAATTGCCCCCCATTTCCTAGGACATGGATTAAGCGGCTATATGGCAGTTGCCATTATGGGACTTTATATTGGGAACGTGGTAACTAAAAACCCCAAAAATACAAAAGACATGCATAAAATGGCAGAATTTTGTACAGATCTATCGTCACTTACTAGAATTTTAATATTCGTATTTTTAGGTGCGAGCATAAGTTTACCGCTCCTTACGCACTTTGGGTTTTACGGACTCCTTTGTGCAATTGGTTCTGTATTCGTTGCAAGACCAATAGGGGTTTTTATTGCGACCGCAATTCCTCCAGTAAATTCACTAAAAGAGCGAATCTACTTTGCACTTGAAGGTCCAAGAGGGGTAGTTCCTGCAGCACTTGCAGCAATGATATATTCAAATATTATGCACCATCCTAGTGTGATACCTCCTGCGGTAACCCAATATATGCCTCCGGAAATGATTGCAGGTTCAATCCTTGTTGCAACATTCCTTACGATACTCTTAAGCGTTATTGTTGAGGCTTCTTGGGCATACCCCCTTGCAAATAAACTTTTTAAATAA
- a CDS encoding nucleotide sugar dehydrogenase has protein sequence MEKHGNYNINKICVIGLGYIGLPTASMLANHGYEVVGVDVNEKRVNQIKNGELKIEEPGLLTLVKGAINSKNLNVQTSATEADAFIICVPTPALENEDGSKKCDLTYVMGAVQNIIPFLKEGNLIVIESTIPPEITKKIYETIDKKIYVAHCPERVLPGKILKELVENDRIIGGINKKSAEMAKEIYKSFVEGKIYITDSNTAEMVKLMENTYRDINIALANEFAKICDEIGVNVWDAIKIANKHPRVNILNPGPGVGGHCISIDPWFIVEKTNNAKFIRAARELNDNMPAYVCKSVLSELKKHGIKKPKISVFGATYKGNVEDTRESPSKNVIEMLLKNGVTVSTFDPHATCFEYPLSTLDECISGSDCIVVLTDHDAFKNIKKDDIDEICPKLKNKIVFDTKNILEHNLWKRAGFTVKLLGNGAW, from the coding sequence ATGGAGAAACATGGCAATTACAATATTAATAAGATCTGTGTTATAGGATTAGGATATATTGGTCTTCCCACAGCCTCAATGCTTGCAAATCATGGCTACGAAGTTGTCGGTGTTGATGTAAACGAAAAACGAGTAAACCAGATCAAAAACGGCGAATTAAAAATTGAAGAACCCGGACTTTTAACGCTTGTAAAGGGTGCGATAAATTCAAAAAACTTAAATGTTCAGACATCTGCAACAGAAGCGGATGCATTTATCATCTGTGTTCCAACCCCTGCACTGGAAAACGAAGATGGATCTAAAAAGTGTGATTTAACCTACGTGATGGGTGCAGTCCAAAATATCATTCCATTTTTAAAAGAGGGAAACTTAATTGTAATTGAAAGTACAATTCCGCCGGAAATCACTAAAAAAATTTATGAAACTATCGATAAAAAAATATACGTTGCCCACTGCCCAGAAAGAGTTCTTCCAGGAAAAATTTTAAAGGAACTCGTTGAAAACGACCGTATTATTGGTGGAATAAATAAAAAATCTGCGGAAATGGCAAAAGAAATTTACAAATCATTTGTAGAAGGAAAAATATATATTACCGATTCAAACACTGCGGAAATGGTAAAATTAATGGAGAATACCTATAGGGACATAAATATTGCACTTGCAAACGAATTTGCGAAAATTTGTGATGAAATAGGGGTTAACGTATGGGATGCAATAAAAATTGCAAATAAACACCCTCGTGTAAACATATTAAATCCGGGGCCCGGAGTTGGGGGCCACTGCATTAGTATTGACCCGTGGTTTATCGTTGAAAAAACAAATAATGCAAAATTCATACGTGCTGCAAGAGAATTAAACGATAATATGCCTGCATACGTTTGTAAATCTGTGCTTTCTGAATTAAAAAAACATGGCATTAAAAAACCAAAAATATCGGTATTTGGTGCAACTTACAAGGGAAATGTGGAAGATACAAGGGAAAGTCCTTCTAAAAATGTTATTGAAATGCTTTTAAAGAATGGAGTAACAGTTTCCACGTTTGATCCCCATGCAACTTGTTTTGAATATCCATTAAGTACGTTAGATGAATGTATTTCTGGTTCAGACTGTATTGTTGTATTAACTGACCATGATGCATTCAAAAATATTAAAAAAGACGATATTGACGAGATATGTCCAAAACTTAAAAACAAAATCGTATTCGATACGAAAAATATACTTGAACATAATTTATGGAAAAGGGCAGGGTTTACTGTTAAATTGCTTGGTAATGGGGCATGGTGA
- the wecB gene encoding non-hydrolyzing UDP-N-acetylglucosamine 2-epimerase, with amino-acid sequence MVKVGVILGTRPEIIKMSPIIRELKNKNFFLIHTNQHYSKNMDKVFFKELNLPKPDYNLNIGSGSHGGQTGKMLIEIEKVLLKEKPDFILVQGDTNTVLAGALAASKLCIKIGHIEAGLRSFDRKMPEETNRVLTDHISEFLFAPTEIAAKNILNEGISNEKIHIVGNSVVDATIQNLEIAENNENICKFLSKITGNKKYFLLTLHRAENTDNFEILSDLVTSINKLSENYGKNIIFPIHPRTYKKLSEFNLIDKIKSNSLIKIIEPVGYLEFLILEKNAELIVTDSGGLQEEACILNVPCVTLRENTERPETIHVNSNILAGSDPKNILNSVEKMLKSDRSWNNPFGCGNSGKLIVDIVLGEKKY; translated from the coding sequence ATGGTAAAAGTAGGAGTAATTCTAGGAACTAGGCCTGAAATAATTAAAATGTCCCCGATAATTCGGGAACTAAAAAATAAAAATTTCTTTTTGATTCATACAAATCAGCATTATTCCAAAAATATGGATAAAGTCTTTTTTAAAGAACTAAACCTTCCAAAACCAGATTATAATCTAAATATTGGTTCTGGTAGTCATGGGGGCCAGACTGGAAAAATGTTGATTGAAATTGAAAAGGTTCTTTTAAAAGAAAAACCTGATTTTATACTTGTTCAAGGAGATACAAACACTGTTTTAGCAGGAGCTCTTGCTGCATCAAAATTATGCATAAAAATCGGGCATATTGAAGCAGGTCTTCGAAGTTTTGATAGAAAAATGCCTGAAGAAACAAACAGGGTTCTTACAGACCATATTTCAGAATTTTTATTTGCACCAACCGAAATTGCTGCAAAAAATATTCTAAATGAAGGAATTTCTAACGAAAAAATCCATATTGTGGGAAATAGTGTTGTAGATGCAACCATTCAAAACTTAGAAATTGCAGAAAACAATGAAAATATTTGTAAATTTTTATCAAAAATAACTGGAAATAAAAAATACTTTTTATTAACACTCCATAGGGCCGAAAACACAGATAACTTCGAAATTTTATCAGACCTTGTAACTTCAATAAATAAATTATCTGAAAACTATGGAAAAAACATTATTTTTCCAATTCATCCAAGAACATATAAAAAATTAAGTGAATTTAATTTAATTGATAAAATTAAAAGTAATTCATTGATAAAAATCATTGAACCTGTTGGATACCTTGAATTTTTAATTTTAGAAAAAAATGCCGAACTTATTGTAACAGACAGCGGCGGACTTCAAGAAGAGGCGTGTATCTTAAATGTTCCTTGTGTAACATTGAGGGAAAATACTGAAAGACCCGAAACAATTCACGTCAATTCAAATATTTTAGCAGGTAGTGACCCTAAAAACATTTTGAATTCAGTTGAAAAAATGTTAAAATCAGATAGATCCTGGAATAACCCATTTGGATGTGGAAATTCCGGAAAACTTATTGTTGATATTGTTTTGGGCGAAAAAAAGTATTAA
- a CDS encoding Mrp/NBP35 family ATP-binding protein, whose product MAEECSGNCDSCSSSSDCSDTKKMMEQQNAQIRNNMSKIKHKIAVMSGKGGVGKSTVTVNLAATLKMMGYKVGVLDGDIHGPNIPQMLGVGQIQPIADENGIYPVSTPQGIKTMSIGYFLPDTNTPVIWRGPKASGAIRQFLSDVNWGELDFLLIDTPPGSGDIQITTLQAIPDIDGILIVTTPEEVSVLDARKSVSTANTLEIPIIGLVENMGGFVCPECDKVIDIFGKGGGEKAAKELNVFFLGRIPLDIKARVASDRGVPMVTMDCKASEEFKKVVESVLERIKKE is encoded by the coding sequence ATGGCAGAAGAATGCTCTGGAAATTGCGATAGTTGCAGTTCAAGTTCCGACTGTTCAGACACTAAAAAAATGATGGAACAGCAGAATGCACAAATTAGAAACAATATGTCAAAAATTAAGCATAAAATAGCAGTCATGAGTGGTAAAGGTGGAGTTGGGAAATCCACAGTTACCGTAAACCTTGCTGCAACCCTTAAAATGATGGGATACAAAGTCGGAGTTTTGGACGGGGATATTCACGGCCCAAATATTCCACAAATGCTTGGAGTAGGTCAAATTCAACCAATAGCTGATGAAAATGGAATTTACCCAGTATCTACCCCGCAAGGAATTAAAACAATGTCTATTGGCTATTTTTTACCAGATACAAATACTCCAGTGATATGGAGAGGTCCAAAAGCAAGCGGTGCCATCAGACAGTTCTTAAGCGATGTTAATTGGGGAGAACTCGACTTTTTATTAATAGATACTCCTCCAGGATCAGGAGATATTCAAATAACAACCTTACAGGCAATTCCGGACATAGATGGAATTTTAATCGTCACAACCCCTGAAGAAGTTTCAGTATTGGATGCAAGAAAATCAGTATCTACTGCAAATACTCTTGAAATTCCAATAATTGGACTTGTTGAAAACATGGGCGGATTTGTATGTCCAGAATGTGACAAAGTTATCGATATATTCGGAAAAGGCGGCGGTGAAAAAGCTGCGAAAGAATTAAACGTATTTTTCCTTGGAAGAATCCCTCTCGATATTAAAGCAAGAGTTGCATCTGACAGAGGAGTTCCAATGGTTACAATGGACTGTAAAGCGTCAGAAGAATTTAAAAAGGTTGTTGAATCAGTCCTTGAAAGAATTAAAAAAGAATAA
- a CDS encoding MnmC family methyltransferase: protein MLPNKKALDLIKIYMKKEFTSENLKELTKKLIELDLLVKTEDGTFTVRSEDPEELMHSRVGALTEGIEKFAVPSKVESIKNPKILDLCSGMGYNAVSALHYNINSEIDMVEYSKEMLFLSLALDIPMTEHLIVKNAISDFFKGNLNQKIRIFNEDARITLLRKDLKKYDCVFHDAFSPANDPVLYTVDFLNLIYTNMADSGVLISYSSSIPFRSALINCGFIISEGPSVGRKRGATLAYKNPTEIQKKEIKRIPEADERLIALSGVGVPFYDKNLDLDSSEIIKNRELDRENLKNLLGNKCYSTTKIKSGKIDEKILNIQKENLNSSEIIKKMKKVYLEN from the coding sequence ATGCTTCCAAATAAAAAAGCACTCGATTTGATCAAAATTTACATGAAAAAAGAGTTTACTTCGGAAAATTTAAAAGAACTAACTAAAAAATTAATAGAATTAGATTTACTTGTAAAAACAGAGGATGGAACATTCACTGTTAGGTCAGAAGATCCTGAAGAATTGATGCATTCTAGAGTTGGTGCATTAACCGAAGGAATTGAAAAATTTGCAGTTCCTTCAAAAGTTGAAAGTATAAAAAATCCAAAAATTTTGGATCTATGTAGCGGCATGGGATACAATGCAGTTTCCGCACTTCATTACAATATAAATTCTGAAATAGATATGGTGGAATACAGCAAAGAAATGCTTTTTTTATCCCTTGCACTCGATATTCCCATGACTGAACATTTAATAGTGAAAAATGCAATATCTGACTTTTTTAAAGGAAATTTGAATCAAAAAATTAGAATTTTTAACGAAGATGCAAGAATTACACTTTTAAGAAAAGACTTAAAAAAATACGATTGCGTGTTTCATGACGCTTTTTCGCCGGCAAATGACCCCGTATTGTACACCGTTGATTTTTTAAACTTAATTTATACAAATATGGCTGATTCGGGTGTTTTAATATCCTACTCTTCATCAATACCATTTAGAAGTGCACTTATAAATTGCGGATTTATAATTTCTGAAGGGCCGTCAGTTGGAAGAAAAAGGGGCGCCACATTAGCTTACAAAAATCCAACCGAAATCCAAAAAAAGGAAATAAAAAGAATTCCTGAAGCTGATGAGCGATTAATCGCACTATCTGGTGTTGGAGTTCCATTTTACGATAAAAATCTAGATTTAGATTCTTCTGAAATTATTAAAAATAGGGAACTCGATAGGGAAAACTTGAAAAATTTACTTGGAAATAAATGTTATTCGACTACAAAAATTAAAAGCGGAAAAATAGATGAAAAAATTCTGAATATTCAAAAAGAAAATTTAAATTCATCCGAAATTATTAAAAAAATGAAAAAAGTATATCTTGAAAATTAA
- the mptN gene encoding tetrahydromethanopterin:alpha-L-glutamate ligase, with amino-acid sequence MRMGIISEERDWVTDELKSKMEKNDIDPVIIQPSKIISSIGSDVKFEQNNRSILDLKCAFVRNIGEGVEMFHRFDMLKYLENYIPIINPMDGIENAGNKFRTSFLMEVHKIPHPKTIVAEDVNKALIAADKFEDVVLKPLFGNQGKGLVRVKGRSTVAKLKALNTFKSSHGVIYMQEFVNNPNNVYRDIRAFAVGDKVVSAMYRTSDNWITNIRQNGVPEKCEITDELTEIVLAAKDAVGLVYGGVDILESSEGLKVIEVNACPSWEGLSRISDADIAQSLIDEALNYSKEY; translated from the coding sequence ATGAGAATGGGAATAATTTCTGAAGAAAGAGACTGGGTAACCGATGAATTGAAGTCTAAAATGGAAAAAAATGATATCGATCCGGTTATTATACAGCCATCAAAAATAATTTCATCTATTGGATCAGACGTTAAATTTGAACAGAATAATAGAAGTATACTCGATTTAAAATGCGCTTTTGTTAGAAACATCGGTGAAGGAGTTGAAATGTTTCACAGGTTTGACATGTTAAAGTACCTTGAAAATTACATCCCGATAATAAACCCGATGGATGGAATTGAAAATGCAGGAAATAAATTCAGAACCTCGTTTTTAATGGAAGTTCACAAAATTCCACATCCAAAAACAATCGTTGCAGAAGATGTAAATAAAGCGTTAATCGCAGCTGATAAATTTGAAGACGTTGTTTTAAAACCTCTTTTTGGAAATCAGGGAAAAGGCCTTGTAAGAGTTAAGGGAAGATCAACCGTTGCTAAATTAAAAGCACTAAATACTTTTAAAAGCAGTCATGGCGTAATTTACATGCAGGAATTTGTAAATAATCCAAACAATGTCTACCGGGATATTAGGGCATTTGCAGTTGGCGACAAGGTAGTTTCTGCAATGTATCGGACATCTGACAACTGGATTACAAATATACGCCAAAATGGAGTTCCTGAAAAATGCGAAATAACTGACGAATTAACTGAAATCGTTCTTGCTGCAAAAGATGCTGTTGGACTCGTTTATGGTGGTGTAGATATTCTTGAAAGCAGCGAAGGACTGAAAGTTATCGAAGTAAATGCATGCCCTTCATGGGAAGGACTCTCAAGAATTTCTGATGCAGATATTGCTCAAAGCTTGATTGATGAAGCTTTAAATTATTCAAAAGAGTATTAA
- a CDS encoding DUF1890 domain-containing protein, with protein sequence MRIMIILGCPEPPVLIPSFMFLLNMLKNKGHEIIVSANPAALKLIESADPEKHYLKGIGFQPIDEGFKIKAEVDHIFGFAHNDAAVNYIITYKMTHNVDTSAIVFGKEFKDELVQLLTENGVNAQMARAFHNPTPLNVKLKKMFSEF encoded by the coding sequence TTGAGAATAATGATAATTTTGGGATGTCCTGAGCCCCCAGTTTTGATACCTTCGTTCATGTTTTTATTGAACATGCTTAAAAACAAAGGACATGAAATCATAGTTTCAGCAAACCCTGCAGCATTGAAATTAATCGAATCTGCGGATCCTGAAAAGCATTACTTAAAAGGAATCGGTTTTCAACCAATTGACGAAGGTTTTAAAATTAAGGCTGAAGTTGATCATATTTTTGGTTTCGCGCACAACGATGCAGCAGTTAATTATATTATAACGTATAAAATGACACATAATGTGGATACGTCAGCAATCGTTTTCGGAAAAGAATTTAAAGATGAATTAGTCCAACTTTTAACTGAAAACGGAGTTAATGCACAAATGGCAAGAGCGTTCCACAACCCAACGCCACTAAATGTTAAACTTAAAAAAATGTTTTCAGAGTTCTAA
- a CDS encoding PadR family transcriptional regulator, translated as MDGNIEISNVESAILGLLLEKPMYGYEIEKIIEERKMRQWTEIAFSSIYYVLKKLEEKELVECETENKHGRARKIYFATDSGQKAMRAKVKDLISNYEKIISGFDLGMSNLEILSKEEALECFENYLSSVEEMINHISGINKSLENDCPKHILALSNRCLAHLNAEKEFIMEFKDKFKD; from the coding sequence ATGGATGGTAACATCGAAATTTCGAATGTAGAATCTGCAATTTTAGGTTTGCTCCTTGAAAAACCAATGTATGGTTATGAAATTGAAAAAATAATCGAAGAACGAAAAATGAGGCAGTGGACAGAAATTGCATTTTCCTCGATATATTATGTTTTAAAAAAATTGGAAGAAAAAGAGCTTGTTGAATGCGAAACTGAAAATAAACACGGAAGAGCTAGAAAAATTTATTTTGCAACAGATTCAGGACAAAAAGCAATGCGTGCAAAAGTAAAAGACCTTATTTCAAATTATGAAAAGATAATATCAGGTTTTGACCTTGGAATGAGCAATTTAGAAATTTTATCAAAAGAAGAAGCGTTGGAATGTTTTGAAAATTATCTATCCTCCGTTGAGGAAATGATAAATCATATAAGCGGTATAAATAAAAGCCTTGAAAACGATTGCCCCAAACATATTTTGGCACTTTCAAATAGATGTTTAGCACATTTAAACGCTGAAAAAGAATTTATTATGGAATTTAAGGATAAATTTAAAGATTAA